The DNA sequence TGTTTGGTTAATAATGGTTAAACTCCTTTCTTAAAAGATGAATCGTTCTCTAAATtcgttattaaaaaattttattaattaaattcattttaaaaaaattataaattattatattcattaataattttgataatgtgaaaaggtaattggcatatatataatatctgaTATATCTAATTTGACACTAACCATATatgtataaaaatttattaatttaattatttttttaataaaaaatattcaaaaaatagCTAAATAACACTTACAAATTATAGAAAATATATTAGATCtagagttaaaaaaaaatttagataatttCTATGTTAAATTATAAATTGAGAGTTAGAATaatatttgattataaaaaattttataagaggaaaaaaataaattagagtCTCTTTTGTAAAGAGATATTCTTACTTTTTATCTGAAAGTACTCTAATTTTAAGTTTCCAAACTTTATGTTCAAATGCTATCTTGATATTACTAATAAGATCGTACCtataaaaaagacaaaaaaatatatataaaaattttagataatgCACCATTTAACAATATGTTGCTGAATGTTAGAACGTAATAGTCATGGCAattgtttaataatttaattattatttaataattaataattaattgatggtataataatttaataaactaattttaaaaattatgtatgattgtagaaaattttatataaatcatATTTAATGCACGTAATTAGTAATAAATTAGAATAGGAGCCATTTAGATAAAAatgtctaaaatattttttttaaaaatattttttaataattaaaatataatacgTATAATTGATTAAAccgtgttatttttattaaaattaggccagataaattaatttgactGAAAAATggtaaatcaaattttaaactggtctaaattaatattattttggtttaattactctgttggtccctatagttttgcgaaattttcaattaggttcctatactttttttccttttaattgggtccttgcaccaatttttttttcttcaattgaGTCCCTatatatttttccttttatttgagtccctgcaccaattttttttttagttgggtccctatataattaagccaattactactaagagggacctaattgaaaaaaaaaatttggtgcaggaacctaattaaaagaaaaaaaagtataatgacctaattgaaaatttcacgaaactatagggacaaaaaaaaattaaacttattattttttacagaaatgactacaatatccttattatagaaaatgactaaaatattcctattacatatattaattttaagaattctaaattttagtcttttttttctttgatgatataggattagaattagaatttttaaaatatatatgtaataggagtattttagttattttttataatagagatattataattatttttataaaaaaatattaatttaaaccgattcaaaatttaatttattaattttttgactAAACTGATTTGtcctatttaattttaataaaaatagcataatttaattagttatataatttaaattttaattattaaaaaaatatttttgacatTGAGTGACTCCCATTAGAATGATCTtctaataacataataatatacCTTTCTTTCATTAATTGATTTAAAACATTAATGGATGCATCGTAATTTTAATAAGTTAAGTCTCCAAATGGTCTCTGAAATTACATTCGAGACTCATagtaatttctaaaattaatagttactcatattcgtgttaggaaattatttaatttcctaacttatttgtgggcaatacatatatcaattataatcacaaatgatgctatttcaaattaaatgacttatataatgatgatctaatttattgttataaatgctaattgaataagtcattattacttttgatttggaattaaatgagaataaaaccggatattatcttttgttccttagataattatctttttggattttagatatattattttttgggctttagatactattttatttgggtttaagggtttaatgggtgccatgctcaaatataaataaaccttcagggtttcggtccccaatataccaaagccgtctttgttgctctttcccCATCAAAAGAGTTGCAGTTTAGCCGCCTAGGAATACAGAAGgctttggttgaggaagatcgAAAGAACCACAAGATCCAAATTCTTCCGATTGTATGATTCATATTTATGAATTCAGGTACGCTTCCGcattatgttatatttttttggtgattcaatatggatgatctgagttattaaaaattatttattccaacaagtggtatcagagccatcCATAATTTAATCAtcgaaaatatttaatttttatttttaattactgAATTAATACATAGATCGATGTATATGTATTTCTTATTACATTATGATGTTGCGTATATAagaatatacatatatatatatgtattatatCTGTGATTGTGTGTGTtattgtatatgtatatatatatcgCCGTTTTGGTTGCTAACGGTTGcttttgaatatatatatatgctgcccgtcatttatatatatactagtGAATTCCCCCGTGCCATGCACGGTATGCCACCAAAAAATGAAATTACGTTGCATATGATATAGAAATACAAACACAACGTTGTTAATTTGAGCTCAAAATACTTAGAATACATCACTGGTTAATAAATTTGGAAAATGCTAAAGAGAATATATATTGCATTGACATCATCATGTAATATTTTGGAATACTTCTCTATACACAACATTTATTGTCGAGTTTGTCGACGATGATCTAGTATTCTGAATTAGCACTCGCAAGCCACTCTTTGACGTTACTCTCGATAATGCAACGTATAGTTGACCGTGCGTAAATACCGGTCTTGGTAAATACAATCCAACTGTGCTTAAGGTCTGTCCTTGAGATTTGTTAATGGTCATAGCGAATGAAACAATGATCGGGAACTGTCTCCGTTGGAATCTAAATGGCAAAGACTGGTTATTGGGAATCATATTCATCCGCGGTATCAGGACGACTTGGCCCATTTTGCCTCCTGTTAGCGTAATGCATTCAATTACATGGTTACCTAATCTCCTTACCTGTAATCTTGTTCCATTACATAATCCGTTTGACTGGTCAATGTTACGTAGTAGCATGACCGGAAGACCCACTTTCAGAGTCAACTCATGGGGCGGCAAACCAGAGCAATTAATTGCATTAAGGACATCTGGTGTAAGCGTATCCAATTCAGATTCCATGTTTCCTTCTTCGAGACACAAAGTATCTGAGCTTAAATAAGTTTTCGCATTGGCATCCACACGTTGCATTATAAATGAGTTTACATCGTTGACAACTTCTAGCGTTGGGGCCAAAATTGAACGATCTTTGAAGAATGATGTGTTGTTGATATTAACCAACAGGTCGGGATAAACAAAGTCAACCAATTGGTCAAAATCTTGAATTATAATTTCATCCGGAATTACCACAATAGACTCACCATCAGTGGAATCTCCAGCAATACCATCACCTATGTCTAGCAACCATGAAGCAAACTGAGAAACATCACTGAGTGACGTATAAGTTGCCCTAACAGTTAAACGCATGTTAATTGTTAGCCTTAATACGTTACAGTGTTCCCATAGGTAAGATGAGTTTATGGTAGCTTGGACAATATCTTGGCGAGATCCCATTGGAATTACAGGTAGAATTTGCCTGAAGTCACCACCTAAAACCACAACCTTTCCTCCAAATGGTAGTTCTGAATTATAGTAAGGCTCAAACCTAACAATGTCCCTTAGGCATCTGTCGAGAGCTTCATAGCACAGTTTATTCAACATTGGTGCCTCATCCCATATAATAAGTTTTGCTCTGCAAACCAGCTTAGACAATGAGGTGCCTTGCTTAATGCAACAAATCGAGTCCTCGTTCAAGTCCAAGGGTATCTTAAACCTTGAATGTGCAGTGCGTCCATTTGGAAGCAACAAAGAAGCAATACCGCTAGATGCCACATTCAGAACAATTTCCCCTTTGCTCCTTATAGCTGCTAAGAGAGTGTTGTAGAGAAATGTCTTACCGGTTCCACCATACCCATAGACGAAAAAAAAGCCACCTTGATTTTCATTTACTGCATTGATAATCACATCGAATGCTTTCCTTTGATCTACGTTCATGTTTGTTAAGTTCGTATCCAACTGATTGCGCAGACCATCGACGTCAAAGTTTAATTCATCCATGATTAACCGATCATCTAACCCTTCAATAGTGCCAAAGCTTGGAAAAGGCATCCCATCAAACTCTCTGAGTGATCTGCCATTAGCCTGTAGTTTTTCCTCTATCTTTGAAAGTGTCAGATTCATTATCTGATCTTCGGATAGTTGCAGTTCTATCAAGGATACACAACGACGCACATATTAATTAGACATAAATTACttgaatttaatataaattagcACCACGAACAAAGATGTAACAATTCAACTTACCTACAGACTGTATGGATTTTCTCTGAAAATAAAGAATGTCTTCAGACAAAACATTGTAACATTGTTGCCACACATTTTCAGGCCTGCCCATATTGTTTGACAATAAGAGCACCACGAAAAGGTCACGGATGTAGTTTGCAGAAGCCCAATTACCTGCTTCTAAGATGGCATCAACAAATTCTTTGTCATCTTGCAGAAGGCCCAATGCGTAACATGCTTCCTTGAATGTGCTGTACACAACGCCTGCAACTGTACGTATGTCAACAAAACTTACACACCCCTTTTGAATGTTGAGCAAAAGTCTTAAGTAATAATCTTCACCACTTCCTCGTGGAACATGAGTAAGTCTGCCGATTGAGAATCCTTGTTTCCTTGGCATCCACAAAGAAATGTCTTCCTTCCAGACGAACTTATTTGGAAACTGGCTATATGTAAGAGTACGACCAAACGGAAACAACCTATTTGCAAGCATCCATGCTAGCATCTTTGTAGGCCTGCCATCAACCCTGTCAATGACGTCAACTATGTTTTCATAGTCTCTAAAAACCACCGGATGTTCGTCCGGCAAGTGAAAAGGTAATCTAATGACTGAAGGTTCTTTCTGTTGTATGTCGTATCCAAATATTCTCCAAACAGCTTCGCAGGCTGATATGTACCTGCAATCGTAATAATTCCTGATCTCATCAATAACCTTTTCAAGTTGCCCTTCTTCGTTGCTCTGATAGAAAGAAGCAGTGACACGATCATTTCCTTTGTGAACATacttaaaaagatattttattgcCGATGTTTGACATGTATGCTCAACGTTGATGTGGCAACAGTACTTTAGCAACAACGATCGGTTGTACGGGACTATGTATGAGTTATCGAGAACTATGTTTTTCTTCATGATTGTTCTGCCATTGTCTCTTCTTCTATACTTGGAAAATCCTGCCTCATCAATTACAGTCCTTGATCTAAATTGTTTTGGAAAAAACTTAGAGCAACGACCGTTGGACATGCATGGGCTGGAATTGTTATGCCTGCCACATGGACCATGGACCATGAACTTCTCAACGGCTGCATATAGCTTAGGCCTGCTATGCTTGTCAGGGATCTCTGCTGATATATGCTTGTCTATATCGTCAGGTGTTTTTGGTTTAAATAGAGGATTCATGAACAACAGTATATGAGCGTGCGGTAAACCACGCTTCTGGAATTCAACTGTGCACACGTCTGCAAATAACGcgactaattaaaaaaaatgaggcGACATGTAACCAAACATAACATTATCTATACTTACAGCCAGATATTTTGCCAAAGAACTTTCCTTGCTTGAAGTCTGCAATCAATTGACTCAGCTTGATATTAAAAATCCTTGAAACTATGTCAGGCCGATCTTCTGCTTTGAATCTGGTATCTTTCAAAAGACGCTTAATCTCATCCCACTCAGGGTTGCATGTAATGGTGATAAAGTAACTTGGGTAACCCGCATACTTGCAAATTGCAAAGGCATCTTTACAGTTATTAAACATGTATCTAGGTCCTCCAGTGAAGCTGCTAGGAAGGATTATCCTCTGCCCAGTTGACACAGCATTCGCCTCTCCCCGAACCAAAGACTCATGTAGTGCATTATACTTGTCAACCCTTAGCATTGGTTGATTGTGCCTAATAAAGCTAAGTCGTTCTGCCTCGATCATAGTATATGCATCAACTGAAAATTGCTGAAATAATCTCCTTGATTGTAAAAGTATTGGTGATTCATTGCATCGCATTTGTATTCGGTATGAAAAAAACTCCCTCATGCTGATAGTCTTCCGTTTCTTATTAGCATCAAGTCCATAACGAACGGATGTTTGGATGCCAACCCTAAAACCATCTTCTCCGTAAGGGAATAATAAAGGATATTGAAGAGCCAAGTACAACGGATG is a window from the Arachis stenosperma cultivar V10309 chromosome 3, arast.V10309.gnm1.PFL2, whole genome shotgun sequence genome containing:
- the LOC130965607 gene encoding uncharacterized protein LOC130965607, with amino-acid sequence MSNDHKASDIDEECRVFYLTVDPFAKMHSIPSLFYRKYNHFLDDKLRVVDTNRNEITLRIAKGYNTAYIMEGLNFLVQLYGLKQGGTIKLRYLFRDIFYVIKVRDDKMASLPILYHYMKGRLDDNFSHKGKQVIQTDPLFDEIERFHYGSYKVNKKKKKNSAKVTNRQTNNKDRYGEHAVPVKGKTFFKRTSNTKAHDVALEIPKYKLIAKHLDIDLNVVPPVDEEDVNMQEPIGQLVDCHGCPFDFPGFNTGPFGLYFPNNFSINAPYYSFVRELTKQDIQCSYLNVPTNFAMHAFPSRFYHVCLLQHGGFQYHMGLRWKMTPVFIQVDLNTGWRGSSRTPILPLKRNSAVLMRESSSSRQSDTSIDLSSLTNLVDHSQLHGTRNDITASIEKNYPTFSHPRRTPLADISNVHQSSHQAYDSSVGTIQEIYPDRSNGCMENLPKSYNTNNRPPIEVDIGTNNWIQWLFEIRYGTNETFLLHSRFYICISASQNATNHVRRHIETINSWCTMWQLFTRKMWNSSSCDMPFQISDAWDAGDPVHRCLYCNASMWEDEKLSKSRRNTIPKFGLCCMDGKVELPILKMVPQTLQDLHSMNNDRASLIPSDNNRPRFAQLYIYDTENEVQNRVTAVSSMEASNIVDYQIVTDLKEMLDVHNPLAKTFRFARDRFAEGSNPKIKLKLIRKRDKDGRVYNLPTVSEVAILVVGDIDDSILERDIIVQFMSNKLQRIDVLHPLYLALQYPLLFPYGEDGFRVGIQTSVRYGLDANKKRKTISMREFFSYRIQMRCNESPILLQSRRLFQQFSVDAYTMIEAERLSFIRHNQPMLRVDKYNALHESLVRGEANAVSTGQRIILPSSFTGGPRYMFNNCKDAFAICKYAGYPSYFITITCNPEWDEIKRLLKDTRFKAEDRPDIVSRIFNIKLSQLIADFKQGKFFGKISGYVCTVEFQKRGLPHAHILLFMNPLFKPKTPDDIDKHISAEIPDKHSRPKLYAAVEKFMVHGPCGRHNNSSPCMSNGRCSKFFPKQFRSRTVIDEAGFSKYRRRDNGRTIMKKNIVLDNSYIVPYNRSLLLKYCCHINVEHTCQTSAIKYLFKYVHKGNDRVTASFYQSNEEGQLEKVIDEIRNYYDCRYISACEAVWRIFGYDIQQKEPSVIRLPFHLPDEHPVVFRDYENIVDVIDRVDGRPTKMLAWMLANRLFPFGRTLTYSQFPNKFVWKEDISLWMPRKQGFSIGRLTHVPRGSGEDYYLRLLLNIQKGCVSFVDIRTVAGVVYSTFKEACYALGLLQDDKEFVDAILEAGNWASANYIRDLFVVLLLSNNMGRPENVWQQCYNVLSEDILYFQRKSIQSVELQLSEDQIMNLTLSKIEEKLQANGRSLREFDGMPFPSFGTIEGLDDRLIMDELNFDVDGLRNQLDTNLTNMNVDQRKAFDVIINAVNENQGGFFFVYGYGGTGKTFLYNTLLAAIRSKGEIVLNVASSGIASLLLPNGRTAHSRFKIPLDLNEDSICCIKQGTSLSKLVCRAKLIIWDEAPMLNKLCYEALDRCLRDIVRFEPYYNSELPFGGKVVVLGGDFRQILPVIPMGSRQDIVQATINSSYLWEHCNVLRLTINMRLTVRATYTSLSDVSQFASWLLDIGDGIAGDSTDGESIVVIPDEIIIQDFDQLVDFVYPDLLVNINNTSFFKDRSILAPTLEVVNDVNSFIMQRVDANAKTYLSSDTLCLEEGNMESELDTLTPDVLNAINCSGLPPHELTLKVGLPVMLLRNIDQSNGLCNGTRLQVRRLGNHVIECITLTGGKMGQVVLIPRMNMIPNNQSLPFRFQRRQFPIIVSFAMTINKSQGQTLSTVGLYLPRPVFTHGQLYVALSRVTSKSGLRVLIQNTRSSSTNSTINVVYREVFQNIT